In Patescibacteria group bacterium, one DNA window encodes the following:
- a CDS encoding PIG-L family deacetylase → MTQLLSYPIALISKYLTITNLILQKPNARALVLVAHPDDETIWLGGTMLRYPQINWTVFSLCRQKDSDRAPKFKKACKLYRAQSIISDLEDEDIMTVKDSIPEIKEHIIKLLKTKKFDYLFTHGANGEYGHFRHIGVHKAVKDLLKQKKLAASQVFYFCYQGKNRGDGSHCLNDFKKAQYIVNLNPAELSRKRKIVCNLYGFSKESFEYKSCLRKETFYCNF, encoded by the coding sequence ATTACTCAATTACTTAGTTACCCAATTGCTTTAATATCTAAGTATCTTACTATCACCAACCTTATTCTCCAAAAACCCAATGCCCGCGCCCTTGTCCTCGTTGCTCATCCAGACGACGAAACAATTTGGCTGGGAGGAACAATGCTTCGCTATCCCCAAATCAATTGGACTGTTTTTTCTCTTTGCCGCCAAAAAGATTCTGACCGCGCCCCAAAATTTAAAAAGGCCTGCAAACTCTATCGCGCCCAATCAATCATCTCCGATTTGGAAGACGAAGACATAATGACTGTCAAAGATTCAATCCCGGAAATCAAAGAGCACATCATCAAACTTCTCAAAACCAAAAAATTTGATTATCTTTTTACTCACGGCGCCAACGGCGAATATGGCCACTTTCGCCATATTGGCGTTCACAAGGCGGTAAAAGATCTTCTAAAACAAAAAAAACTTGCAGCCAGCCAAGTTTTTTATTTTTGTTACCAAGGCAAAAACCGCGGCGATGGCAGCCACTGCCTTAATGATTTTAAAAAAGCCCAATACATAGTCAACCTCAACCCCGCCGAACTCTCTCGAAAAAGAAAAATCGTTTGCAACTTATACGGTTTTAGCAAAGAGTCATTTGAATATAAAAGTTGCTTAAGAAAAGAAACGTTTTATTGTAACTTTTAA
- a CDS encoding glycosyltransferase produces MKILVLFEHPLNNGSMSIQGHLLCRGLLENGVECYPAHYQDRKTEREWFYKSFKPDAVIGIGWWVDTPTIIKEPQSFGLIPTPWLLSDGWVANYHDVISSLPLVFVTSNWVAENYQRDGVDTKNFEVLHVGYDAKKFRPIPKDHPGVIEARKMFGIREDEKMILTVGGDVTSKGAQEMIQALVKVDKEYPNFKYVCKSTNSECAINHHREELDLMQKAGLSPSKVIYCGENFDREFMPYLLNACDIYAAPSRIEGFGMVQVEAMACGKPVISIDAMGPKETIIHGETGFLAKVGTTVDLPEELATYEMGFDEEFKIKFDQPKIFAYRADIDDLAKFTLDLLTNDDLRNKIGERAAKHTLDNFQYQNLAKKCVEILQEKLNL; encoded by the coding sequence ATGAAAATCCTCGTCCTCTTCGAGCACCCGCTTAATAACGGCAGTATGTCCATTCAAGGCCATCTGCTTTGTCGCGGACTTTTAGAAAATGGCGTTGAATGCTACCCGGCTCATTACCAAGATCGAAAAACAGAAAGAGAATGGTTTTATAAATCTTTTAAACCTGACGCGGTTATTGGCATCGGCTGGTGGGTGGATACGCCAACAATTATAAAAGAGCCGCAAAGTTTTGGCCTTATCCCAACCCCATGGCTTTTGTCTGACGGCTGGGTGGCAAATTATCACGATGTCATCAGCAGTCTGCCTTTGGTTTTTGTGACTTCAAACTGGGTTGCGGAAAATTACCAGCGCGACGGGGTCGATACTAAAAATTTTGAGGTTCTGCATGTTGGTTATGACGCCAAAAAATTCAGGCCGATTCCCAAAGATCACCCGGGCGTGATTGAAGCTAGAAAAATGTTTGGCATTAGAGAAGACGAAAAAATGATTTTAACCGTTGGCGGCGATGTAACTTCTAAAGGCGCGCAAGAAATGATTCAAGCCTTAGTCAAAGTTGACAAGGAATATCCGAACTTTAAATATGTCTGCAAGTCAACCAACAGCGAATGCGCAATAAACCACCATCGCGAAGAATTGGATTTGATGCAGAAAGCTGGCTTAAGCCCAAGCAAAGTTATCTATTGCGGAGAAAATTTCGACCGAGAATTTATGCCCTATCTTTTAAATGCCTGCGATATTTATGCCGCGCCAAGCCGAATTGAAGGTTTCGGCATGGTCCAAGTTGAAGCCATGGCTTGCGGCAAGCCAGTCATTTCCATTGATGCTATGGGACCGAAAGAAACTATCATCCACGGGGAAACTGGATTTTTAGCCAAGGTCGGCACCACTGTTGACTTGCCCGAAGAGCTGGCGACTTATGAGATGGGTTTTGACGAAGAATTTAAAATCAAATTCGACCAGCCAAAAATTTTCGCCTACCGGGCGGATATTGATGATTTGGCAAAATTTACTTTAGACCTTTTAACTAATGATGACTTGCGAAATAAAATCGGCGAGCGCGCCGCCAAGCATACCTTGGATAATTTTCAATATCAAAACTTAGCAAAAAAATGCGTTGAGATTTTACAAGAGAAATTGAATCTCTAG